Genomic segment of Xanthobacter dioxanivorans:
GGAAGGCAGCGGCATGAAGAACGCGATCGCCTTCGCCCTCATCCTTTCCGGCCTCGCCGCGGCGCCGTCCGTGCTCGGCATGTACTACACGACGCTGATCATCCCCATCATCGCCTATTCCATCGCGCTGCTGGGGCTGAACCTGCTGTTCGGCTATGGCGGGCTTCTGTCATTCGGCCACGCCATGTTCATGGCGGTGGGGGCCTATGCCAGCGCGGTGCTGGGCACCAAGCTCGGCGTGCGCAGCTTCGAGGTGCAATTGCTCGTGGCCATGCTGGCGAGCGGCACCATCGCCGCGCTCATCGGCCTGCTGTGCCTGCGCTATGCGACCATCTTCTTCTCCATGCTGACCCTCGCCTTCGGGATGATTTTCCATTCCTTCCTGTTCAAATTCTACGATCTCACGGGCGGCGAATCCGGCATCTCCGTCGCCCGCCCCAGCCTGTTCGGCATGAACTTCACCTCCATCAGCAAGACGGCTTTCCTCGTGGGGCCGTTCTACTGGTACGTACTGGGGGTGTTCCTGGCGATGTTCGCCATCATGGCGGTCATCGTCTCTTCGCCCTTCGGGCTCGCGCTCAAGGCCGCGCGGGACAATGAGCGCAAGACGGCCTTCCTCGGCGTCGGCGTCTTCAGGGTGCGCTACGTCGCCTTCGTGCTCTCGGCGGTCTATTGCGCGGTGGGCGGCGCCATCCTCGCCGTGAGCATCGGGGCGGCCGATCCCGAGCAGTCCTTCTGGACACAGTCGGGCAACATGATCTTCATCATCATCCTCGGCGGGCTTGGCCAATTGTTCGGCCCCATCGTCGGCTCCCTGTCCTTCACGCTCCTTCAGGATGCGCTGATGGCCAACACCCAATACTGGCGCTTCGCCATGGGAGCCGCCTTGGCCCTGATCATCATCTTCGCGCCGCGCGGCATACTGGGGCTGATCACCGGCCTGTTCGAGAGGAAGCGCTGATGGAAATGCTGCTGCGCGCCTTTGGCATCACCAAGACATACGGGGCCTTCACCGCCCTGTCGGACATCTCGTTCGACGTAAGCAAGGGAGAAGTGGTGGCGGTCGTCGGCCCCAACGGCGCCGGCAAGACCACCCTCGTCAGCACCCTGTCCGGCCTTTACAGACCGGACAGCGGCGACGTGATCTTCGAGGGGCGCTCGGTGCTGGGCCTCGGCCCCGCGGCGCTGGCCCTGCGCGGCCTTGCCCGCTCGTTCCAGCTCGTCACCGTCTATCCCACCTTCACGGTGGAGGACATGATCGCCGTGGGCGCCTTCGCCCGCGCGGGCGAAACCTTCCGCCTGTGGAAGCCGGCGTGCCTCTACAAGGCCGAGCGCGACGAGGTGCGGGAGATCGCCGCCGCCTTCGGCCTCTCGCATCGCCTGTCCACCCCCTGCTCGGCGCTCTCGCAGGGCGAGAAGAAGCTGGTGGACATCGCCAGCGCCCTCACCCTGCGCCCGCGCCTGATGCTGCTGGACGAGCCCACCAGCGGCATTTCCAGCGCCGACAAGCACCGCATCATGGAAACGCTGCTGGACGCGGCGCGCCGCTGCGGCGTGGAGAGCCTCGTCCTGGTGGAGCACGACATGGACCTGATCTCCCGCTACGCCACGCGCGTGATCGGCCTGAAAGCCGGGCAGATCGTCGCCGACATGCGGCCGGATGCCTTCTTCCGCGATCCGGAGGTGATCGACACCCTCGTCGGCAAGGTACCCCATCATGCTCTCGGTTGAAGGCGTCAGCGTCGACATCGCCGGCGCCCCGATCCTCCACGGTGTTGGCCTGGAGGTGAAGGAGGGCGAGATCGTCTGCCTCGTCGGCCGCAACGGCGCGGGCAAGACCACCCTGCTGCGCACCCTCATGGGCCAGCTGAAGCCGCGGACGGGCGAAATTCGCTGGCGCGGCGCGCTTATCAGCGGACGGTCGCCGCACCATATCGCCCGGCGCGGCATCGGCTTCTCGCCGGAGGAGAGCGAGGTGTTCGCCAGCCTCACGGTGGCGCAAAACATCGCCTTCGGCACCTGGACCCGCCCTACCGCACGGCCCGCGGCGGAGCGCATCGCCCTCGCCTACGAGGTGTTTCCCAAGCTGAAGACCTACATGCAGCGCGGCGGCGCCGAGCTGTCCGGCGGCGAGCGCAAGATGGTGTCCATCGCCCGCGCGCTGGCGCTCGACCCGGACCTTTTGCTGCTCGACGAGCCGTTCGAGGGCCTCTCACCCGCCATCATCCCCACCATCGCCGCCGGTATCACCTCCATCCGTGCCGCGGGAAAGGCCGTTCTGATGGCGGAATCCAACGTGCAGCACATCCCCGAATACGTCTCGCGCATCCATGTCATCGAGCGCGGCGAGATCGTCTTTCGCGGCAGTCTGGAGGCGGCGCGGTCCGATCCCGGCGTGCGCGGGGTGGTCTCCGGCCTCGCCTGAACACCCCTGCGCGACGCGCCGTCCTGCATTGTGATGGCATATTAATTGCCTGATTCCCGGATGGGGCAAGGAACAGGCAGGCTCATGATTCCGCTGCATCTCGACCGCTCGGACGCCTCGACGCTACAGGAGCAGATCTACGAACAGGTGCGCGCCGCCATCCTCGCCGACACGCTCCGGCCCGGAACGCCGCTGCCCTCGTCGCGGGAGCTGGCGCGGGAGCTGAAGGTTTCGCGCAACACCGTGGTGCTCGCTTTCGAGCGGCTGGCGAAGGAGGGCTATCTCGCCATGCGGCCGGGCGCGGGAACCTTCGTCTGCGACATGCTGCCCGAATCCTGCCTGGGGCTTGCCTGCCTCGACCGGCCCGGTGGTGCGCGCACGCCGTCCGCGCCGCCTTCGGATGAGGCACCGAAACCGGCAGGACCGGCGGTGGTGCACCCGCCCGTGCTGCTGCGCGCAGGGGCCCTGCGCATGGTGCAGACCGGCCCCACACGGTTGCAGGTGGATTTCTGGTACGGCAGCGCCAACAGCCGCAATTTCCCACTGCGCGAGTGGCGGCAGCTGCTGCTGGAAAACCTGTCGCGCGCCAGCGGCAACCTTTCAGGCTATGGCCCGCCGGAAGGCGCCATCGAGCTGCGCAGCGCCATCGCCACGCATGTCTCCGCCAACCGGGCGATCCCGGCCGATCCGGACCAGGTGATCATCACCGCCGGGGCGCAGGAGGGCTTCAACCTCGTCAGCCGCCTGTTCGTGCAGCCGGGCGTGAAGATCGCGGTGGAGGACCCGTGCTATGCGGGCGCGGCGCTGGTCTTCTCCAGCTATGGCGGCACGCTCGTGCCGGTGCCGGTGGACCTGGGCGGCCTGTGCACGGAACTGCTCGCCGGCTGCGGGGCGACCTTGGCCTACGTGACGCCGTCCCACCAGTTCCCCACCGGCACCACCATGAGCGCCGGTCGCCGGCGCGAACTGCTTTCGTGGGCGCAGCGCAGCGGCGCCTATATCATCGAGGACGATTACGACAGCGACTTCCGCTATGACGGCCCGCCGCTCGCGGCGCTGGCGGGGCTCAACGGCAACACGTCGGTGATCTATCTTGGCACCTTCTCGAAATCCATCGGCGCGGGGCTGCGCATCGGCTACGCCGTGGTGCCGAAGCAACTCGTCGGACCCATCCGCCACGCCAAGAGCATCGCCAGCTACGGGCATCCGTGGATCGACCAGATCGTGCTCGCCGACTTCATCGCGCAGGGCCGATTCGCCCGCCATGTGCGGCGCATCCGGCAGACCTACAGCGAGGCGCGCCAGACGCTGGTAGAGAGCCTGACGGAGCATTTCGGCACCGCCCGAATCTCCGGCGCCGAGGCCGGGATGCATGTGATGTGGACGCTGCCGGATCATTTCCCCTCTGTGCAGGAGGTGGCGCAGCTGGCGGCCGAGGAAGGGGTGGGCGTCTATACGCTGGAGGCGGCCGGCGCGCACGAGATCGGGCCGTCCCGCTATCCGCGTGCCCTCGTGCTGGGCTACGCCGCGCTCACGCCGGAGGCGATCCGCACCGGCATCGCCCGCATCGCCCGCACGCTCAAGCGGGCCGGCGTGGACCTCACCCCGCGCTACGGCCGGGTGCGGCGGAGTTCGCTCCTCAGCCACGGCGGCGCGCCCTGAGAACCGGCGCACCGCTGGGCCCCGCCACCGAGCGCACCTTGAGGAGGGCGGACAAGCGGCGTGGCGCCTGCTTCCGGCGCAGTTGCTCCGACTTACCCCATTGCCCCCGCCCGCGCCTGCGCCATGATGGCCGCCGCACATCATCCGGCCCCCTCCCCCGTCCCGGGCAACCCATGCAGCACTTTCTCACGGCCTTCGCGGCCCTCGCCCCCCTCATCGCGCTCGGCGTCTTCGTCGCCACGGCGGCTACGCCATGGCCCGCCCGCATGAGGCCCAGCGCGTCGCGCCAGAAGACGAGCATTAGGACAAGGGGGAAGAGGACCCAGAGCAGCACGATGTCATTTTCCGTCACCGGCCCTCTCAAGACAAACGCCAGCTTCACCTTCCTCCGGTCCGCTCCAGCGCCAGTTGGAGAGGCAACGCGAGGGCGATGCCGAACCAGTAGGCGACCATGTTCCATGGATTGAAGATGCGCCCCAGCAGCACCTCTTGAAGCCAGGGATTGGCTTCGATGAAACGTGATGGTCCGCCGAACCTGCTCACGGGTTCACCCGCCCTCGCCTTCTCCCACTGACCACTGACCGCGAAGCGGCCGCAAGATCACAGGATCGATGATCCGGCCAATTTTGTCTGCGTCGGTATAGTGGGCGCCGATCTGAGCCCACTTTTTCGGATCAAGGAACCGCTCGAACAGCGTGCCGAAGATGGTTGGGTCGATCAGGCTCCAATCGAGGCTATCGGCGGCGATCAGAAGGCCGATGTCGCCTTCGTCTAGCGGCAGCGCCCTACGACCGTCGAACAGGCCTCCGTTGAAGTGCATGATGTCGGTGAGTGCGAACTCGCCGCCCTTCGGCCTTCGCCGGAGCGCCGGTGTCGCGGTCCCACAGGGTGAGCGCACCGCGATCCAGCTCGGCGGCGAAGTCGGCCTTGAATTCTTCGCGGGTGAACGCGCGCACCCGGAGCGTGTCCCAGAACTGCGGCAGGCGCCATTCCTCGGCGAGCGGGACGTTACGGCCAGCCGCGAGGATCCGGTCCGAGCCTTCCTTCTCCGCCGCTTTCCAGCCCGCCGCCGCGGCTTTGGCCATTCCGTCGCCGGTCTCGACGTCGAACAGCTCGCGCACGAGGTTGCGCACGCCGGCGATCTGCTGGCGCGACTGGCCGGCGATGCCGGGAGAATAGGCCTCCAGCGCCTGGCCGAACTTCGCCGAAAGCTGCGCCCAGATGACTTCACCCTTGGTGGCGACGTTCTCGCCGCCGGCTTCCCAGATGTCGCGGGTGAGCATGGACATGACGCCAGCAACGCGGCCCTTGGGGTGCGACAGGACACGCCGCTCGGCATTCGCCCAGGCGAGCGCCTGCTTCGCCGTGTCGTTCTTCAGCCGCTTCGCCGAGGATGCCGAGCGCCTTCGGCGCAGCGAGCGGCAGGGTCACGATGTTGACGGGATCGGCGGCACCGGCGGACAGGGAGCCCAGCAGGAGGCCGGCCGTGCCGCCCCAGGTCTGCTCCCGTGCCGCGGCCTTGCGGTATGCCTGCCGCGCCCGGCGCGCTTTCTCCTCGCCGAGGCGATCCAGGTCCTCGGCGGTGAGCGGCTTCAGGCCCAGCTCGGGGAACTTCGGCGCGAGGGCCGCGATCTGGCCGTTGAGCTCGTCGAGCGCCGCGCTGCCGCCGCCGAGGGGTGCGAAGGCCGGATTGACGAAGGTGGTGCCGGTCTTCTCGCGCAGGCCATCCAGATATTCCTGGACGCCCTGCATCCGAGCGGTGCCGGAGGAGACGGACTGGCCGAACAGGAGCCCCTCTTGCCAGGCGGCATCGAAGGCATCTGAGAACTCCAGCGGCAGATCCTCGGCGAGATGCTGCTGGGCATAGTCGAGGGATTCGTTCTGTCCCTTGGTGAAGATCCCAAAGCTCATCGACCACCTCCCGGCCAACTGGAGGGCTCTCGGCCGAAGTTCGACTGGGTCCAGGGGATGGCGGGCGACGAAGGCGGCATCCCCCACGCGCGGGTTGCAGGCGGCTGTTTGTCGTCGAGGCGAAGGACGAACGGGCGGCCGTCGTCGCCCGCGGCGTATTGTGGGGACTCGGCGTTGCGGTTGAGCCGGACGAAATAGCGCCCTGGGGCGAAGGATTCGAGCGTGGCACTGTCGCGCAGATATTGAGCGGTGACCGGCTTGCCCGACGTCGTGCGGGCGCCGGCGAGGTCGGTGTCGGTCAGGCCCAGCAGGATGTTGTCGAAGGCGGATTGGTCCATACCCCGCTTCGGCGCCAGGATGGTCGCACCGTTGTGGCGCACAGTGCCGCCGGTCACCTCCTCGACGGCGCGCTCCAGACGCTCCCGCTTCAATACGCCGGAGGCGTCGCCGGCGCCGGCGGACAGGTCGGCATAACGGGCACGCACGGCAGCCCGCATGATGGCGTAAGCCTCGCGCTCGTCGGTCCGGTGCCCAATCGAGAAGGCCGATGCCGGAAGCGTGGTGTCGAGAGCCTCGGTGAACGCCTGCGCCTCGGATTCCTTCTGCGGCACAAAGCGCGGCTCGGCGGCGAGGGCGTCCCGGCCGCGGACGATGCCGGCGGCGACATCCGGCGCATCCTTCGCCAGCCCGCCGGCGAACGCGAGCACCGCGCCTTTCGCCCCCGTCTCATGCAGCTTGCCGAACGTTGCCTCGCGCACGCCCGGCGGCAGGGTGGCCAGCGCACCGAGGATGCGGACCTTGCCGCTCGTGTCCGCCATGTCGAGCGCACCCGCGAGCGAGCGGAGATCCTCGCCCTCGAACGCCGGGACCGGCCGCCGGAGCTGATTGGTGACCAGCATCGCCGCCCGCGCGTGAGCCTGCATCGCGGCGGCCACCTGATCGTCCGAACCTTGCCAGGGAACAGGCGGAGGGGGCTTGATCCAGCCGGCGCGAACGCCGCGCAGGAGCGGCGTCTCCTGCTCCATGCGCTGGAGAGTGGCGAACCGCTCCTCGTCGTCGAGCAGCGCGGCGCGGGCCGCATGATTGCCACCTGCCGCGGCCTGCTCCAGGCTGTTCCGCAACACCTGCCGCGCATCCGGCGACAGGTCGAGCAGGGCGTCCGTGCGCTCGGCATCGGCGAGGAACTCGACCGCCTGGCGCTTCCGCTTCTCGTCCAGGAACGGGAAGATCCGCCCCGAGAGGAAGGCGACATCCTCGTCGCCGATGTGCCATTTGCCCACGGACTTCTTCGCGTCCGCCATCATGCCGTCGAACGTGGTGCCAGCCCACTGGCGCAGGCCCGCGATCTGCGAGGCGGGCAACCCGCCTGCCGCGATACCCTCCTGCTGGCCCTGAGCGGAGGCGGGAAGTGGGGACGAAGGCCGATCCGGACCGGAACCGACGATGTCGGCGCCCATGCGGCGCGCCCATTCCTGATCCGGTCCTTCAATGCCAAAGCGCTCGCCGCCGTGGGCCGCCACGCCGGGGCCGCCGTTGAACCGCACCGTCCCGCTCGCGTTGCCGGTGGCGAACTTCCCGACGTTCGATCCGGCGAGCGCCGCAGAGACCGCCCCGTCATAACGCGCGGCAATGTTCGGATCGGAGACGAATTGTGCCGTGCGCTGGTGCGTGACCGCCGGGAAATAGTCCCCGATCATGGTCTGCGCCAGCGTCTGCCCGCGCGCGGCAGCGCGGTTCATGATGGTCTCGATGAACGCCTGCTGCGCCGCTGGCCCCTGGCCCCCGACCTCGGCCTGGGTGAGCGCGGCAAGGCGCGCCTTCACCGCCGGGTCCTGAAGCTCCTGGCCGAAGCCCATGCGGGCCGTCGCGAGGGCCGGTACCTTCGGGACATCGCCGAGTGATCCCCGCTGCCATTCCGACGTGGGGATCGAGAACTGCCCGCGGCGGCCGCGGCCATATTCCATCGCATAGGTGATGCGGGCCGCACCGATGGTGTCGCCAAGGGAGAGCATCCTCTGGCGCAGAAGGTCGCCATCCGCTTCCAGGTCGACACCGTCCCGGAGCGCCGTGATGGTGGGCTCGGCGAGCGCGCGGATCTCGCGGATATCCTCCGTTGCCTCGGACTTGCGCGCGGCGACGTGCGCCTTCACCAGGTTGAACCGGCTCTGCCGCTCGGCCTCGTCCATCCGCAGGCTGGGATCGAAGATTGCCGTTTCCGCCTGCCGCAGGGCCTCGTGCGGCCCGACGTGGTCATAGGTGGCATCGACGGACGACAGCACGGCCGCGGCCCGGCCACGGTCTTCGAGGCGGCGCAGGCGGTCTTCTACGACCGCAGGCCCGTAGCCCCAGCGGGGGGTCTTCCCGAGCTCGCCGAGGATGGCCTTCGCGTTCTCCGCCTGGGCGAGATACTCGCCGCTCTCCACGCCGCCTCTGCGGGCCAGCGCCACGAGGTTGTCCGAGACCGTGTTCAGCTGAGTTTCCAGCGCCGTCTTGGCATTGGCCTGGTCGACCGCAAACCGTTTCTCGAACAGGTCCGTGAAATGGCCCATGCGCAGCTTGTCGAGCGCCGTGGAAACGGCCGGCCGCAAGACAGGGTCCTGCTTCGAGACAATCTCGCGATTATAGGCTTTGGCCGCGACATCGAAGCGAGCCGGCTCATCCTGATATTTTTGGCGAAGCTGGAGATAATCTTCCCCGGTTTTCGTCTGGAGGTCCGCGAAATACTTCGCCCGCGCACCGCGTTGCGCTGCTTGCCCCAGCACGCCGAGCGTCGCCATCTCCGTGATCTGCGGCTGGCCGTCCGGGCCGATGGTGACGGCCTCTGCCCCGCGGGCCTCGGCCTGCTCGATGGCGGCGGGCAGCACCGTGTCGGCGAGATTGTCCATCGCCCGGGCGAACATGGCGTACGGCGCGGCGATGTCGGCCGGGGAGATGCCGTTGCGCGGGCCTTCAGTAACCACCAGGCGATGGGGATACTCGGGAAGATCGACCACGGGAGCCTCCGTTCAGTGTCAGGACGAGCCGGAGGGCTTCATGCCGCCGTAGCCGATCTTCGCCATGCCGGTGACGGCATCGAGCCCGCCGCCGTAGAGCGCCATGTTCGCGGACGCGCGCCGGAAATCGGCCTCGTCCCGTTTCGCCGCCGCCTGCATGTCGAGCGAGCCGACGCGGATCTGCCGCTCGCGGTCGGCGATGCGGCGCTGCTCGTCCAGCACCGCCCCGGTGGTCGGGCTGTCGAGGCCGACATTCGAGGATGCGCGGATGGTCGACACCCGGCTCAGCGTGCGGTTCAGCTCCTCGCGCAGTTGCGTGTCGGTCTGCGCCGCCTGTGTCTTCGCCACCATGGCGTCACGCTCGGCCGCCGCGGCGGCGTAGCCCTGCGCCTTCGATTCCCCGTACGCCTTGAAGCCGGCTGAGGCGCCGGTCAGGGCGGCGAGGGCGAGCGTTTCCGCGCCCATCACATGCCCTCCAGCGGTCGGCGAATGCTCGCGATGTCGGCAAGCGCGCGGTTCAGCTTTTCGACGAGCGTCTCATCCCTCCGCGGCGCCACCTGGGCATCGGCAAAGCGCGGCAGGGCGCTCGGGCGAGCGAGGTGCGAAGGGAAAGGGATGATGGGCGAAGCGGTGTCCGCCGCGGGGGCAGGTGTCTCGGAGAGCGGGTCGCGCATGATGGATCCTCTCGGTGCCGGCGCTGCCAAGCCCCAGCGCGCGGGTGTCGTATTCGACCGCCGGCACCGAGAAGGATTTCGCAAATTCGGTTGCCGCGCCCCGGGTGGCAGCCCGGTCGTGAGGAGAGGCTAGGCGCCCCGGAATTCGCGGCAACGCACCGGGTGACCCGCTCAGTTATCGTTCACGGTGAGCTCGAACATGGAGGGGCGCGATGGAGATGATGCCAGGCATAGAGCGCGAGGAGCTCAAGGGCGCCCAGCATGTCGGACGTAGGTGCGCTGGC
This window contains:
- a CDS encoding branched-chain amino acid ABC transporter permease, whose protein sequence is MKNAIAFALILSGLAAAPSVLGMYYTTLIIPIIAYSIALLGLNLLFGYGGLLSFGHAMFMAVGAYASAVLGTKLGVRSFEVQLLVAMLASGTIAALIGLLCLRYATIFFSMLTLAFGMIFHSFLFKFYDLTGGESGISVARPSLFGMNFTSISKTAFLVGPFYWYVLGVFLAMFAIMAVIVSSPFGLALKAARDNERKTAFLGVGVFRVRYVAFVLSAVYCAVGGAILAVSIGAADPEQSFWTQSGNMIFIIILGGLGQLFGPIVGSLSFTLLQDALMANTQYWRFAMGAALALIIIFAPRGILGLITGLFERKR
- a CDS encoding ABC transporter ATP-binding protein, which encodes MEMLLRAFGITKTYGAFTALSDISFDVSKGEVVAVVGPNGAGKTTLVSTLSGLYRPDSGDVIFEGRSVLGLGPAALALRGLARSFQLVTVYPTFTVEDMIAVGAFARAGETFRLWKPACLYKAERDEVREIAAAFGLSHRLSTPCSALSQGEKKLVDIASALTLRPRLMLLDEPTSGISSADKHRIMETLLDAARRCGVESLVLVEHDMDLISRYATRVIGLKAGQIVADMRPDAFFRDPEVIDTLVGKVPHHALG
- a CDS encoding ABC transporter ATP-binding protein, with protein sequence MLSVEGVSVDIAGAPILHGVGLEVKEGEIVCLVGRNGAGKTTLLRTLMGQLKPRTGEIRWRGALISGRSPHHIARRGIGFSPEESEVFASLTVAQNIAFGTWTRPTARPAAERIALAYEVFPKLKTYMQRGGAELSGGERKMVSIARALALDPDLLLLDEPFEGLSPAIIPTIAAGITSIRAAGKAVLMAESNVQHIPEYVSRIHVIERGEIVFRGSLEAARSDPGVRGVVSGLA
- the pdxR gene encoding MocR-like pyridoxine biosynthesis transcription factor PdxR — its product is MIPLHLDRSDASTLQEQIYEQVRAAILADTLRPGTPLPSSRELARELKVSRNTVVLAFERLAKEGYLAMRPGAGTFVCDMLPESCLGLACLDRPGGARTPSAPPSDEAPKPAGPAVVHPPVLLRAGALRMVQTGPTRLQVDFWYGSANSRNFPLREWRQLLLENLSRASGNLSGYGPPEGAIELRSAIATHVSANRAIPADPDQVIITAGAQEGFNLVSRLFVQPGVKIAVEDPCYAGAALVFSSYGGTLVPVPVDLGGLCTELLAGCGATLAYVTPSHQFPTGTTMSAGRRRELLSWAQRSGAYIIEDDYDSDFRYDGPPLAALAGLNGNTSVIYLGTFSKSIGAGLRIGYAVVPKQLVGPIRHAKSIASYGHPWIDQIVLADFIAQGRFARHVRRIRQTYSEARQTLVESLTEHFGTARISGAEAGMHVMWTLPDHFPSVQEVAQLAAEEGVGVYTLEAAGAHEIGPSRYPRALVLGYAALTPEAIRTGIARIARTLKRAGVDLTPRYGRVRRSSLLSHGGAP
- a CDS encoding type IIL restriction-modification enzyme MmeI gives rise to the protein MHFNGGLFDGRRALPLDEGDIGLLIAADSLDWSLIDPTIFGTLFERFLDPKKWAQIGAHYTDADKIGRIIDPVILRPLRGQWSVGEGEGG